From Triticum urartu cultivar G1812 chromosome 2, Tu2.1, whole genome shotgun sequence, a single genomic window includes:
- the LOC125537789 gene encoding uncharacterized protein LOC125537789 isoform X1, translating to MTLAITFSKMTIFTGITSLYGSILQFVRPASLVRGWVIVSFFTWFIGVVMLGISPSLSDHSENQTYQYERLNARNENKEVAFFDDEDTKPAESVDVKVANKRQIGGGWLPMLDDYQGRKKRNRELLLLIIMTTYC from the exons ATG ACGCTGGCCATCACTTTCTCCAAGATGACGATCTTCACTGGGATCACGTCTTTGTACGGTAGCATCCTCCAGTTCGTGAGGCCGGCCAGCCTCGTGCGGGGCTGGGTCATCGTCTCCTTCTTCACCTGGTTCATCGGTGTCGTCATGTTGGGGATTTCTCCTTCCCT GTCGGACCATTCCGAGAATCAGACCTACCAATATGAGAGGTTAAATGCAAGAAACGAGAATAAG GAAGTAGCTTTCTTTGATGACGAAGATACAAAACCCGCTGAATCCGTTGATGTCAAGGTGGCTAATAAACGGCAAATTG GAGGAGGATGGTTACCGATGCTGGACGACTACCAGGGAAGAAAGAAGCGGAATAGAGAGTTGTTATTGCTCATTATAATGACGACCTATTGTTAG
- the LOC125537789 gene encoding uncharacterized protein LOC125537789 isoform X2, with translation MTLAITFSKMTIFTGITSLYGSILQFVRPASLVRGWVIVSFFTWFIGVVMLGISPSLSDHSENQTYQYERLNARNENKEVAFFDDEDTKPAESVDVKEEDGYRCWTTTREERSGIESCYCSL, from the exons ATG ACGCTGGCCATCACTTTCTCCAAGATGACGATCTTCACTGGGATCACGTCTTTGTACGGTAGCATCCTCCAGTTCGTGAGGCCGGCCAGCCTCGTGCGGGGCTGGGTCATCGTCTCCTTCTTCACCTGGTTCATCGGTGTCGTCATGTTGGGGATTTCTCCTTCCCT GTCGGACCATTCCGAGAATCAGACCTACCAATATGAGAGGTTAAATGCAAGAAACGAGAATAAG GAAGTAGCTTTCTTTGATGACGAAGATACAAAACCCGCTGAATCCGTTGATGTCAAG GAGGAGGATGGTTACCGATGCTGGACGACTACCAGGGAAGAAAGAAGCGGAATAGAGAGTTGTTATTGCTCATTATAA